The window CCAGGAGAGACAGTGATGCGTCAGCGAATCGTGAAGTGTGCAGTGGTGATGACCGCGGTGCTGGCAGCCGTACCGGCGCGAGCGCAGTTGCTCCAGTTGCCGGACATGTCACGGCTCTCGACGGGCGCCGTCGACGTGGTGGACGTGTCTGTCGATCGCGCGCTGCTCGGTCTGGCGGCGGCGTTCATGTCGGGCAGCGGCGATGAAGGCGAGGTCAAGTCGCTCATCGCGTCGCTCGAAGGGATCTACGTGAAGAGCTTCACGTACGACAGGGACGGTGCGTACGACCCGTCGGTCCTCGATGGCGTGCGGCGACAGCTCGGCATGGGGCAGTGGTCGCGGCTGGTCGCGGCAAAGTCGTCGGCAGACAAGACGGACGTCGCGGTCTACCTGTGGCGCAACGGCGACAGGCCCGGCGGTATCGCCGTCCTGTCAGTCGAGCCGCGCGGCATCACCGTTGTCAACATCGTCGGCTCGATCGACCTCGAGCGCCTGCGCAAGATGCAGGGCAAGTTCGGCGTACCGGACTTGAAGATGGACAGGTAGGCCGGCAACCGGCAACGGGCAATCGGATGATTGGCGTCCGCATGAGCGGGGCCGGGCCATGAGGGCCGGCCCTACCGTCAGGCGGGCGGCATTCCCGGCACGCTCGGCACCTCGGCATTCCTCTGCACGCGCGTGGCGGCGGTCAGCAGGAGTGCCGCCCACGCCAGTTGGGTGAGCAGGTAAATCACGCCCAGTTTGACGGCCGTGAAGACGGCTTCGACCGTGGATGCGGGCAGGGCGCGCGGACGCCAGTACACCGCCTGCCATGGCGCCCAGACCAGCAGGACGACTGCCACCGTCGCGATGCCGAGCACGCGCCAGTGAAAGGCGGCGGTGAGCCACTTCATCGTGAGGACGTCGCGCCACTCGTAGGCGGCGATCCACGCAAGGGTAGTAGCGCACCACGCGGGAACCACCACCCACTGCACGAACGCGACGACCCACCGCACCGCGGTGTGTACACCGCCGGTCCGCGTGATGTCGCCTGCCGCGATCGCCGCGGCGTCGAACTCGCCGGCGTGACCCATCCACCACCGCTCGACCCAGCCCGCGCCCGCGCCGATCACGCCGATGACGATGATGGCGAGGAGTGCGAGCGGCAGGCGCCGCGCGGCAGGCAGCAGGCTGGGCCACGGCCTGCTGTCGTGCACCAGCGCGTGCGACGCGGACGCCGATCCGAGCACCAACAGCATCACCGCCAGCAGCACCAGCAGCGCAGACAGCGTGAGCATCAGCACGTTGGCTTCGGGCGTGTAGAGGAAGCCGAGGAGCGTCGCGCCAGCCAGCGCGTCGATCGTGGCGACCCACAGCGTCGTCCTGATGAGGGCGGCGATCATCACTCGGGCTCCTGTGCGCTCGGCACGTCGAGCGTGGCTGCGGCGCT is drawn from Acidobacteriota bacterium and contains these coding sequences:
- a CDS encoding DUF4252 domain-containing protein; this encodes MRQRIVKCAVVMTAVLAAVPARAQLLQLPDMSRLSTGAVDVVDVSVDRALLGLAAAFMSGSGDEGEVKSLIASLEGIYVKSFTYDRDGAYDPSVLDGVRRQLGMGQWSRLVAAKSSADKTDVAVYLWRNGDRPGGIAVLSVEPRGITVVNIVGSIDLERLRKMQGKFGVPDLKMDR